From the genome of Canis lupus familiaris isolate Mischka breed German Shepherd chromosome 8, alternate assembly UU_Cfam_GSD_1.0, whole genome shotgun sequence, one region includes:
- the WDR89 gene encoding WD repeat-containing protein 89 — MEKIEERFANLNIVKRSTGSKEPTYLLGIDTSKTVKAEKENLVAVLCSNGSIRIYDKERLYILREFSVYPGLLNGVKFANSCDSIYSSCTDGTVKCWDARLASEKPIQLFKGYPSNIFISFDINCNDHVICAGTEKVDDDALLVFWDARINSQDLSTTKDPLGTYSETHSDDVTQVCFHPNNPNMVVSGSTDGLVNVFDISVDNEEDALVTTCNSVSSVSCIGWSGKDYKQIYCMTHDEGFCWWDLNHLDTDEPITCLNIQDVREVINVKEGTLEYLIGGLYHEKMDKLFVVGGTNTGTIHLMSCTTSGLIHVTSLHGGHAATVRSFSWNTQDDSLLTGGEDAQLLLWKPGAIEKTFTKKDSMKIASSVSQRVRVHSNDSYKRRKKQ, encoded by the coding sequence ATGGAGAAGATTGAGGAACGTTTTGCTAACCTGAACATTGTTAAACGTTCCACAGGAAGTAAAGAGCCTACTTATCTGCTTGGCATAGACACATCAAAAACtgtaaaagcagaaaaagaaaatttggttgCTGTTTTATGTTCTAATGGATCTATCAGAATATATGACAAAGAAAGGTTATACATACTACGAGAATTTAGTGTATATCCTGGACTTCTTAATGGAGTCAAATTTGCAAATTCTTGTGACAGTATATATTCATCATGTACTGATGGCACCGTAAAATGTTGGGATGCTCGATTAGCCAGTGAAAAACCTATCCAGCTGTTCAAGGGTTACCCttccaatatttttattagttttgataTCAACTGTAATGATCATGTTATTTGTGCTGGTACAGAAAAAGTTGATGACGATGCATTGTTGGTATTTTGGGATGCAAGAATTAATTCTCAGGATTTGTCTACTACTAAAGACCCACTTGGAACATATTCAGAGACACATAGTGATGATGTCACCCAAGTATGCTTCCATCCCAACAATCCCAACATGGTTGTCTCAGGTTCAACTGATGGCCTAGTAAATGTATTTGATATTAGTGTTGACAATGAAGAAGATGCACTGGTTACTACCTGTAACTCAGTTTCATCGGTAAGCTGTATTGGTTGGTCTGGAAAGGATTATAAACAGATTTACTGCATGACACATGATGAAGGATTTTGTTGGTGGGATCTTAATCATCTGGATACTGATGAACCAATTACATGTTTGAACATCCAGGATGTCAGAGAAGTAATTAATGTGAAAGAAGGTACTTTAGAATATTTAATTGGTGGCCTATATCatgaaaaaatggacaaattgttTGTTGTTGGAGGAACAAACACAGGAACTATTCACTTGATGAGCTGCACTACATCAGGATTGATCCATGTGACCAGCCTTCACGGAGGGCATGCTGCTACAGTCCGTTCTTTCTCTTGGAATACGCAGGATGATTCTTTGCTAACTGGAGGAGAAGATGCACAGTTGTTACTTTGGAAACCTGGAGCAATAGAGAAGACATTTACGAAGAAAGATAGCATGAAAATAGCATCCTCTGTGTCCCAGCGAGTTCGAGTTCACAGTAATGATTCttataagagaaggaaaaagcagTGA